The Malus domestica chromosome 17, GDT2T_hap1 genome contains the following window.
tttgctactcactcttagttctcaattggttacatcacacccatatttataggtgagggtttggcattctactagtttctagtgtattcttcaaacctctagcatagaaagatctagactagccacaaaagtgtggcttctagatctttccatttgcaaccaaggaagctagtactctctagcttcttccatcaacttaataacatgctagaattgtctagcatgctccagccatctctcttgcttactagaataatctagaacattgatcatgggctggaccatataccaacagaaAGAACAATGAGACAAAGATAGTTTCTCAAGTACTGATAGAAAGAGGATTTCTTGGAAGATACAAAGTGtgcacaatatatatatatatatatatatgatacaaaTTAAGAAGTAAATAACTCCAACTTCAAATTATGTTCGCAATCAGATTGAAACTGATGTAGAATGAACCTAAGACCACCCACATATGTAATCAAGAATATAAACCAACAACAGAGAAAGTGGATAAAGCAGTATAGCCACAGAACTCATCCAAAGAGGGAAGGTGGTGCGGAAACTGGCAATCGCTCCCATCAGAATGCAAACAATTAAAATAACGAGAACTTCAGCTGAGAAGCTCCATGTCAAGTTTCGAACGTAAACCAGACCCAAGAATACTGCTAGAGAAAGTATGTTACTCATTGTCACTGACCCGTATATCTGCACAACAAAGTACTCATAGATTAGGACACAACATAGTTTGAAACCCTGAACTTCCTCAAAACTGCGAATGAGTCACTGAGTATCATATTCCCGCTTTCatggtttttttaatttttagtgatTCTATCTACCTAACATACACGAAAGAGATGTCGATTAACAAACCTCAGAGTATGCCAAAGATGCAGTTCTTTGCTTTTTCCGGCTGACAAAAATTAGAGTGGTTACTATCTCACTGGAGCTAGCAAAAGGTAGAACAACAAATGAGATGAAGAACGAAGGGATACTCGTAGCTGTTGAGAAGCTGTCAACAGCATCAACAAGGGGATCAGCAACTGCAGCAGCGACTATAGTTCCCAGAAACAACAACACTACTGCTTTGGAGGCATGCCACTTAGCATTTTTTACATCCTCAACAACCTCGTCAATTTGATCCCCAAACTGATCATattccttctttgttttctgCGTATATGCATTCATACATTTTATCATACTAGTGTCAGACAATTAATCCGTAGAAAATTAAATGGATTCAACGACTTACCTGATCATATTCCTCTAAAAGTTTCATCGACTGTGGAATCTTTCCACGGTCCATTATTGCCTCACGCTTAGCCTTGTTAAGCCATCTTGAGATTCCTCTGAAAAATTCGTCCTCGTCAATCTTTGAGTCATGAGATGTATCAAAATCTCTCATCACTTGTATAATGGCTTCATCTATATTTATGTCTATATCGTCAAACTGGATTCCAATTATCAGAGATCTTAAGTCTGAGGTATTTAGGTAACCATCCGAATCCTGATCAAGTGTCTTGAATAACCTGTTATTACATCAACAAACTAGTCAAGGCATGAGCTAGGCGACTAAACCGTTTTATTCTTTATATATTAGAGTTTAATGAACACTGACTTTTGTATAATAACTTTGTTAGGGTCACCATCATTTGTAAGAAGTCTTCCCAGAGCATTTGTCTTCAATTGTTTTAGAATTTCTGACATCACATGCTTATGCTTTGAATATGCAAGTTTTCTCTTCTGAATCCATGGTTGAAATACCTGCATCAATAGTGGACTGACCAATTAGTGCCGAATTTTAGCGAAGATGATCATGAGATGGTGTATGAATCAGACGAATACGATATTTGTGTAACGGATGGATAGTAAGTATCCTTTTACAAACAAAATCCTCTTAGCTACCTGATAAAAGCTATATGCGATCACGAAAGAGATGGAGACAGCGAGTGAAATCAGAATTGCTACTCGACTATCTGAAGTTGCGTGGAAAACTTGGGGTAACTGGACAATCACAAACGGGATCAAAGAGAGAATCATGATCCGTGCAGAATAGCTTGTCCAAATATCTGTGCTCACTCCAGATCCTGATGAAAAACAGTATATCATCATGTTACGAAGCATACATAATTTACACCAGCATTCTTGttttaaaacattaaaataggaagaaaattaaaaatctatATAAATGCAAAACTATATATAATTACACAAGCAATTGTCTGTACATTAGATGTATTCAAGTAGTGCTGCTTAAGCAACATAACTACTAATTCATTTTAACTCTTACTAATTAATTCTAGAAACCTTTCGACTTTATTTACTGTGAATGCCTATACTGCAAATAAAGATACCTCATTTTcttcttattctaattttttaccTCTTTAATTTGTTCAAGTTAATTAACATCTACAAACATTTGAATTGCACACATTTAGCAGAAGTGCGTAGAGAAGTACCAGTTAAGCTAAATCGTTTTTCATCTTTTTGATCAACTGCAATTGAATTTTCAATGTCACATTTGCCAACGATGAGACAGGTGCCCCATAGAATTGTCAGAAGCATGACATTTGATCCAGCCATCAACCCCATTCCAACTGAGACCTGACTTTGAGCCGTTTCTGTGTCTCCAGAAAGTCCAGATGCTGTTAAGAAACTCCACAAGAAGAACATTCACTTGTTTACTCCATAATCCATAGTACAGGAGTaaaataaataacacaaactgAAATTTCTTCTACTATTTTTTATAAGATCAACACGACTATTTGCATTTAGGTAAAAAAGGCAGCCCAATAGAAAGAGTGAAGTGGTATTTCCAAGTCTCAAAGTGACTTTCCAACTCCACCATTGTTTACATGTAAGCGCACATATCTAAGAGGTCCACATAGAGGTCTTCTAACGAAATTTCTTAGTTTTGGCCCGCCAAACCACCATATCCTAGCTTCACAACTGTACATGATCTGATATAATGTTCTCTTGTCATATTTATGTTTCTCTGTAATATTTGCAATACCAGGGGAGGATGGCTGAACAAAATATTGGTTActtagttgaatttttttaagtaattgagCTACAAGCCCTTGTTGCTACACATATCTTATTAATTGAGCAGATGACAACGTCCTAAATTGTAAAGATATATAGGCCACGCGTTCGTGTAAGATTAGCTTGAATAATATTATTGGCACACAATCCGGTAACATAATTATGCATCTTATGCTTCATTGATTGTgatttatatataattgtacACATCGTATGCGATCGTATATATACAAAATATAGTATATGGATGAGTTTTATCTAAGTTCCGCTAAATTAGGGTAGGTGATACatgctcaaaaaaaaaaattaatattgttATTAAAAGGAGGGAGAGATTCAAAACTACTACGCTCGTTTACAAGAGTGaagtttcaaataaaaaatgcatgaacagaaacccaaaaaaaaatgtattgtaAATGTGAATTTAAACAGTTTATTCAACGTGTTcacccaaaaataaataaatattttatattgacgAGACTTTCTTATAGTCACTAACCCATATGTTTTGTTCTCTTGAATTACAAGTTAACCAACTTTTTCAAGGTGGCGAAATCATGATTTTAGACTAATAACTACTCCACCATCACATGCACGTCACGTAATTgcttacaaaaaataaaaggaatgtgatatccacacacccttttttacttctctcacacatttttaattttcggtcgtcggatcgaataaattaaaaaagatcaaataacagaaattaacaagaagtgtgggagaagtaaaaaatggtgtgtggatagcacatcccaaaGAAAAAATTTGTTCAATGGCTACTTAAAATGAACAATTTTAAGCGAATGAACAAGAAAGTTGCGTTATTTGACCttgtttttgtctttcttttgtcATGCGTCATTTGATTGTACTGCTAATGCAATAATCCTAGACGTGAACAAAAGTCAGTGCCTTACTTGTTTAGCACGTTATACTGAGCGTAGAATCCATCCTTAATATCAGCATATTGATTAATGCAATTGAGGGTATTCCAAAATAAGTCTATTATTATGCAAACCTTAatccatttcttaattttatataaaaagagagaaagggtGGTTAGTAAgttcattatttttcaaaatatatttaaaataaataaaaataaaataaaagatagcAACTGTCACACGCGTAGGTATATGGCAAAGACTAATGTGGAGTAATACTCTAGACACTTACATAATTTTGTGGATTATTAAGTCCCAACGGAAAGCATATCGGGGCATGCAGAGAATATTCTATACTAATTTACACTACAAGAGAAAAGGGTTTGAGCCCAAGATATAATGGGTTGTAGAGAAAGATCTGAAAGATCTAAAAGATCTTAACCATTGGGGCAATCCATCACTTAAGAGGCATgtactttttcttattttttgaacaaacgatatcatCTACACTAAGGGTGTGGAGAGTGGGTTAAGCTTCACAATATGCTAGCAAtataatgtggttcaactttgtttttggcgagaattgaacctaagatcaCTTATTATAATTACCAATGAAGGAATACTAATAGACGGTAATACTAAGTGAGGAGAGGCATGTACTAATATTAGAGAAATAAAACTTTGCAATACCTTTATTTGATTGCGACCATTTGGCATATAAAAATTCATAATCTTATTatctaataaaattaataatatgttAATTCAATGCGTAAATTAAGCATGTAATTTCATGCTTGCAGATAGCATAATGTAACTTAATTACAAGACTACCTATTGTCGATTTTTTATAGCGTTATATAAATAACTTGGAAGACTAAATTTGAGCTTGTTGGTCTAAGCTAAGATTGATGATGAAATGAAACTAGCTTACCTAGAATAATGGTGGCATCAGGTAGAGAGCCTAAAAGAGGAAGAAATAGACCGCCGACGATGCCAGGCCCTAAGATCTGCAGCAGAATCTCACTTCCATTAGATAAGAGCTTGGCTGAAAGGAACatcatatatccatacacaagAACGAGGAAGATATTTCCCAGAACTGTTGACGTGCATGGCAAGAACCCATATGTCTGTTCACAGCTGCTATCTGATGAGAACAAAGAGTCCATCAGCCCAGAGAAAAACGGTTTCCAAACATTTTGGTTTTGGAGAAGTAATTGGTTTCCTCCATCAGTGACCATACTCAAAGGGACGTCATCATTGGTAATCGATCGACTTTGGCCGGGGCCGGCTTGTTCAAGTAACAAGATGGCTAGGAGTAGGAGTATTTTTGCAAGTTTCTTTGCCATGTTTTGGCTCGAGGCTGCTGAAATTAAGCTTGCACGTAGCTTTTCATTTGGTTGTTCTCCTTTGCGTCTGTATATATAGAGCTAGCTAGCTAGATTGCAAATGGTTTGTGCATGTTTTAGGCGGAGAGCTTTGTATATTTGCAAATTGATTTGGTACCGTAGAGTGGAAACaagaagataaaaaaatgaCAACTCCAGTTCCAGCTCCAACTCCATAACTCACCAATCCACTATAATGAAGTAAATATGACGTGTGtattctaaacataattacgtGGCCATGTAGACTAACTAAACCATTAATTAGATTAATAAAAAATGCTTTTCTACCATTTAGTTTTGTATAATCTCTCTAATAAAGATGAGATCCGCATGCGTTAGCAGGTCCTACCTTTATTAAAGAGATGGTATAAGTGATAGTACACATAGATAATAAGTTTAACATTACTTTAGATTAATTTGATAGATAAATCCACAGAGACGCTTTTATATTGCATGATTGGCATGAGCACGCTGATTCGCAAATAGTTGTTTTCCTGAATTATGTTGATTCATTTTTTGATtacttcaattttatttttcttcgtaGTGATGTAGAGGACGTATATATTTGTGTGTTGATAAAAATGTGGTCACCTGTGTCACCTTATGCATATGCCTCCAGGGAGTGGgtgattacttttttttttattaaaacgtGGTCTTATCCATGTTTGTATAAAGAAAAAATACAGGGAAGATTCCAATTAAAAGTTCAAATAAAGCTGCCCAATTGAAATGATAGATCATCATCCTATGTTAGTTGATATTGATAAATATTATTATAAGCAAACATTCAATTTTAGTTGGTTAAGCAAGGAAGATTCTAAGCatataagtttacaaacttgaCCTAATCAACTATAGCTACAATGTATGTGATTGAGTTATTATCCTTTAAAGATTAATTTAGAACTCGTTTTGATTTctttgggaaaaaaaattgtcattaaAATTATGAAAACATAGTGAAAACATAGTATGAAGCCTTAAATTCGAATATTGATAATGACGAGTTCACAACCAATTTATTTCTCCATTCCTTATGTAAATAGGTCATTGCACgtatcaaaaaacaaaacaaataataataggATAAATTatatagtagcccctcaggtttgaggtctattgcaatcttatacaacatctttaaaacatttcactttcatacatcaagtactatttttcatacaaccgttagattttccatccatggatctgttaaatgctgacgtggctgccacatatatgacgcgtggctgccaaatgtctgtcacgtggcaaataaaataattttttaatttaaaaaaaaaaacatatctgccacttttttttttctctttcttcttctcctgggttcggaccctttttttttttttttttcttcttcttcttctccctcctcctcctctttcttcttctcttcttcttcttcctccttcttctgggttcggtccctttttttttttcttcttcttctttcttcttcttcttcttcctcatcctcctcctctttcttcttctcttcttcttcttcctcctttttctgggttcggtccctttttttttttttcttcttcttcttcttcttcttcttcctcctcctcctcctcttctttcttcttcttcctccttcttctgggttcggacccctttcttttcttttttcttcttcttcttcttcttcttctttctcctccctcctctttcttcttctcttcttcttcttctcttcttcttcttcctccttcttctaggttcggtccctttctttcttttttttttcttttttttcttcttcttcttcttcttcttcttcctcctcatcctcctcctctttcttcttcttcttcttcctcctcctcctcctcctcctctttcttcttcttcctccttcttctgggttcggacccctttcttttttttttcttttttttttcttcttcttcttcttctttctcctccctcctctttcttcttctcttcttcttctgggttcgatccctttctttctttcttttttcttcttccaatttcaggtttttttttaaaaaattaaaaaattattttatttgccacgtggcagacatttggcagccacgtgtcatatatgtggcagccacgtcagcatttaacagatccatggatgaaaaatctaacggttgtatgaaattgaaataaaatagtacttgaggtatgaaagtgaaatgttttaaagatgttgtataagattgcaatagacctcaaacctgaggggctactatgtaatttacccataataatattagggtaaaagactgtttactaccctcatgtttcatggttttcaacatttagtacatcaagtttttttcgtcttagagtcatacctaaagtgtaaattttgggacaatctcatacatccgttagtcaaactgttaaatgtgccgttaattgtgacgtggcgcccatgtggacaatgactaggcGCCACATGTCAACCacgttattttttttctttttttcttttttctttcttcttctttcttctttctttctttcttcttcttcttcttcttcttcttcttcttcttcttcttcttcttcttcttcttcttcttcttcttcttcttcttcttcttcttcttcttcttcttcttcttcttcttcttcttcttcttcttcttcttcttcttcttcttcttcttcttcttcttcttcttcttcttcttcttctctgcaacttttttttttcttcctccttctccttcttccttcctccttcttccttccccttcttctccttcttccttctcccttctcccttctccttctccttcctccaaaTCTAgggaagtttttattttttttattttttattttttcttcctccttccttctcattcctcctccttcttccttcttccttcttcttcctccttcttcttcctccttcttccttcttccttcttccttcttcttcctccgaatctgcccagattcgattttttttttttccttcttcctccttcttcttccttccttcttcttccttcttcttcatcttcttcttcttcttcttcctccgaatctgcccagattcagcttttttttttcttttttctttttttcttcttctttcttcttcttccttcttctttcttcttcttccttcttctttctccttcttctccttcttccttcttcttcatcttcctcaaaaaaaaaaaaacaaaacaaaacaaaacttccccagattcggaggaaggagaagggagaagggagaaggaagaagaaggaagaaggagaagaaggggaaggaagaaggagaaggaggaagaaaaaaaaaagttacagagaagaagaagaagaagaagaagaagaagaagaagaagaagaagaagaagaagaagaagaagaagaagaagaagaagaagaagaagaagaaagaagaaaaaaaaaatgtggctgacacatggcgcccagtcattgtccacatgggcgccacgtcacaattaacggcacatttaacagtttgactaaaacagtttgactaacggatgtatgagactgtttcaaaatttacactttaggtatgactctaagacgaaaaaaactttatgtactaaatgttgaaaaccatgaaacatgagggtagtaaacagtcttttacccataATATTATGACTGTATGAGTCTATGACAATTGATAATCAACTAtaggttttgggtttttaaaaattaaaaaataaaaggtaattAATCCTACCACTACACataacaaacttttttttatatagaacaATAAATTTATACTAAGGGTGGGGGGAATAAATTGATTATGAATTGACCATTTTTtagattcgaacctaaaacttCTCATTTAGAAGTGAAGAGAAAAATCATTAGAATGTAGTACTAAATGGCTACACATAACAAACTTTATTCTAGAATAACATAATTAAATAGGGAAATTGTTGTCGTATACAAGCTTACAGATACTAGTGTtctaaaaagagagaaaaatacatATGACAAAGAAGAacgataaaattatatatacatatttcatGGTGTACAAACAGATGGTGTGGAGCATCTTTGTCCAATTAAGAACTGGATTAAGCTTGGTTTAGTACCGTGAACTTagtgtgaaaaataaaaggagCAAGCTTAGTAGCACCAACAACCTTCACAACCACTTATGAACCCAAAAAGAACTACAAGTACCTTTCCGACTTTCCCAATCATTTAATGATAATTCTGAAATAAGATATGGAGAATGAATTTTATACTAGGCCATATAGAGGATCGCTTGAAACCAAAAGAGTGAAAACGATCACGAAGTTGAAATCGCTAACCAAAATAAACGCTCCATGGAGAATCAGAAGTGATAACAACATACTCAAGCTTTAAATGAGTTGTAGCATGTAAAGATAGGAAAGATCAGTAATCCCAAACCACCATCATTTTTTGGTGCACAAACCTGAGATCAAGAAATTGTAACAAGCTTCCTTGAGGTCACCTCATCCGACCAAATAAAGTTACGAGCGCATCGCAAAAGAGACTTCAACAATGAAGAAGGCCACATATAAATAGAAAAGTTATGCAAAAGCA
Protein-coding sequences here:
- the LOC103432241 gene encoding sodium/calcium exchanger NCL-like, with product MAKKLAKILLLLAILLLEQAGPGQSRSITNDDVPLSMVTDGGNQLLLQNQNVWKPFFSGLMDSLFSSDSSCEQTYGFLPCTSTVLGNIFLVLVYGYMMFLSAKLLSNGSEILLQILGPGIVGGLFLPLLGSLPDATIILASGLSGDTETAQSQVSVGMGLMAGSNVMLLTILWGTCLIVGKCDIENSIAVDQKDEKRFSLTGSGVSTDIWTSYSARIMILSLIPFVIVQLPQVFHATSDSRVAILISLAVSISFVIAYSFYQVFQPWIQKRKLAYSKHKHVMSEILKQLKTNALGRLLTNDGDPNKVIIQKLFKTLDQDSDGYLNTSDLRSLIIGIQFDDIDINIDEAIIQVMRDFDTSHDSKIDEDEFFRGISRWLNKAKREAIMDRGKIPQSMKLLEEYDQKTKKEYDQFGDQIDEVVEDVKNAKWHASKAVVLLFLGTIVAAAVADPLVDAVDSFSTATSIPSFFISFVVLPFASSSEIVTTLIFVSRKKQRTASLAYSEIYGSVTMSNILSLAVFLGLVYVRNLTWSFSAEVLVILIVCILMGAIASFRTTFPLWMSSVAILLYPLSLLLVYILDYICGWS